The following are from one region of the Paraglaciecola sp. L1A13 genome:
- a CDS encoding IS110 family transposase, translating to MKCNLVSIDLAKNVFQLCALDEQNNVIFNKQIRRDKLLHELRQIEPTLVVMEACYSANPWGRRFKALGHTVKCIPAHVVKPFVRGNKNDANDALAIAEAARRPNVRFVEIKSVEQQDVQSLQRIRERLLKNRIGDSNQLRGLLAEYGIVLPVKHGALKKYVPDILEDAENELSITARHFIERLHNNVQALTTQIEEVDGILISLLKDNKAYQRILNVPGVGAKVAATFLASVNDIHVFKNGRQFAAWIGLTPAQYASGDKSRMGGITKRGNQSLRKMLILGARAVLNWCDKTNDNLRRWAQHIKKRMHGCKAVVALANKLARIIWVVMAKEVEFDVKKACA from the coding sequence ATGAAATGTAACCTAGTTAGCATTGATTTAGCAAAGAATGTGTTCCAGTTATGCGCCTTAGATGAGCAAAACAATGTGATATTCAATAAACAAATAAGAAGAGATAAGTTGCTCCATGAGTTGCGCCAAATAGAGCCGACCTTAGTTGTGATGGAAGCTTGTTATTCAGCTAACCCTTGGGGTCGTAGGTTCAAGGCGCTAGGCCATACGGTAAAATGCATTCCTGCTCATGTGGTTAAGCCTTTTGTGCGGGGCAATAAAAATGATGCCAACGATGCGCTAGCGATTGCCGAAGCCGCACGGCGACCCAATGTGCGTTTTGTTGAAATAAAATCTGTTGAGCAACAAGACGTTCAGTCGCTACAGCGTATCCGTGAACGATTACTCAAGAATAGAATTGGAGATAGTAATCAACTCAGAGGACTACTAGCTGAATACGGTATTGTCTTACCCGTTAAACACGGTGCGCTTAAAAAGTATGTGCCGGATATCCTAGAAGATGCTGAGAATGAATTGAGTATTACGGCCAGGCATTTCATTGAGCGTTTACATAACAATGTACAGGCGTTAACGACGCAAATAGAAGAAGTGGATGGAATATTAATTTCACTACTCAAAGATAATAAGGCTTATCAACGTATATTAAACGTGCCTGGTGTCGGGGCTAAAGTGGCTGCGACATTCTTAGCCAGCGTGAACGATATCCACGTCTTTAAAAATGGTCGGCAATTTGCTGCCTGGATTGGTTTAACCCCTGCACAGTATGCCAGTGGGGATAAATCACGCATGGGAGGTATCACCAAACGGGGCAACCAAAGCTTACGTAAAATGTTAATTTTGGGCGCTCGGGCGGTATTGAATTGGTGCGACAAAACAAATGACAACCTGAGACGCTGGGCACAACATATCAAAAAACGCATGCATGGCTGTAAAGCTGTAGTGGCATTGGCGAATAAACTGGCAAGAATTATTTGGGTAGTCATGGCAAAAGAAGTCGAATTTGACGTCAAAAAAGCATGTGCATAA